In Micrococcales bacterium, the following proteins share a genomic window:
- a CDS encoding DUF262 domain-containing protein produces the protein MGLPVPPIFVATNEDFELEVVDGLQRISTLLMFLAERPEFLSTINRTKPLRLQGLETLDQLNGLTYSDCLLRCNATTSDVNHCRSFRSLIRATALLGLIFLSGSMRARLHSQLKRSARQSTGEASTTFSRNSATTRLSRRSLSSRRSISMTELRPSRF, from the coding sequence GTGGGTTTGCCAGTCCCGCCGATCTTCGTCGCAACCAACGAGGATTTCGAGCTGGAAGTTGTCGACGGCCTGCAGCGTATCTCCACGCTCCTGATGTTCCTTGCAGAGCGACCAGAATTCTTGTCGACCATTAACCGAACCAAGCCATTGCGGCTCCAAGGTCTTGAAACGTTGGATCAGTTGAACGGGCTGACCTACTCGGATTGCCTTCTTCGCTGCAACGCTACTACTTCGGACGTCAACCATTGCAGGTCATTTCGCTCACTGATAAGAGCGACCGCGCTGTTAGGTTTGATCTTTTTGAGCGGCTCAATGCGGGCGCGATTGCACTCTCAGCTCAAGAGGTCCGCGCGGCAGTCTACAGGGGAGGCTTCAACGACCTTCTCGAGGAACTCAGCGACTACCCGTCTTTCAAGGCGCTCCTTAAGCTCCAGGAGGTCAATAAGCATGACGGAACTGCGGCCGAGCAGGTTCTGA